A single region of the Rhodohalobacter sp. 614A genome encodes:
- a CDS encoding zinc ribbon domain-containing protein → MINSEKTKECPGCAMDVPKNADICPICGYEFPRQPLSVKVGVWILILLLLLWYFF, encoded by the coding sequence GTGATCAATTCTGAAAAAACCAAAGAGTGCCCCGGCTGTGCGATGGATGTTCCAAAAAATGCGGATATCTGTCCAATCTGTGGATATGAATTTCCCAGGCAACCGCTTTCTGTAAAAGTTGGAGTCTGGATTCTCATTTTACTGCTATTGCTGTGGTATTTTTTTTAG
- a CDS encoding UPF0182 family membrane protein, with the protein MSQRLIRIFLFIAIPLFLLSVSSSWIFEWMWLDQLGYSEIFWTLRGTQVILTVGAFLIAATYFTLNFRYLAGQLRYVNLGGTPLQNVNFDFSSDFTNKRIRQVFTLAALFIALLFAFSFYIRWDESLRFISSVDYGEVDPLFGNDISFYMFDLPFLNVLQSSLTSIAFLTLVILLLTYVFTGLFTIHSFTRFDARDKVMNHVTINAGIWLFLLAWGFFLDRYELLFKADGIVFGAGYTDVVIQLPSIWILFILALVLSLIFFVNRWIKLTKYIPYVIILFVAVLILGRVLIPNVVQQFSVEPNELELETPYLEKNIQMTRLAYNLDNVEEIEYEADDTLGITDIRNNQDAIDNIRLWDPRLLIGTYKQLQEIRSYYEFYTVDNDRYTVDGQVTQMMLSSREIAQELPSQSNTWVNRHMQYTHGYGLVMSPVTETNPQGEPVLVIRNLPPVYESDDLQVENPAIYYGENSSDYYIVNSGVEELHYPEGDDNVYIHYDGTGGIPFNNIFRKLLFAWELSDMNILLSDYIQDESRLQIWRSVQERINKITPFLQLDSDPYLVLNNGELYWIQDAYTTSEYFPYSEKYQGRYNYIRNSVKIVVDAYNGDVNYYIVDEQDPVLKVYREIFPDLFKPLNELPSGMENHFRYPQDLFEIQIETFSRYHMTQPQVFYNQEDLWTRPNEKYGGQQLTMEPYYVLARLPEEEKLEFMLISPLTPENRDNMISWMTAKSDAENYGDLLVYKLPKERLIYGPAQIEARIDQDPEISRQIALWDQRGSRVIRGNLMVIPIENSFLYVEPVFLLAEGVDIPQLQRVIVAVGDDISMQPTIEQAIFDLFGGDADFIVPETATEMAQRQLAAQTPGDSLVVDPQIRQQLNEIRSIWSDLRSALEEGDYARYGELLNELDELINNE; encoded by the coding sequence ATGTCTCAAAGACTGATCCGAATTTTTCTTTTCATCGCCATTCCACTTTTTCTGCTGTCTGTATCATCAAGCTGGATTTTTGAATGGATGTGGCTTGATCAACTGGGCTACTCCGAAATTTTTTGGACACTTCGCGGTACACAGGTTATTCTCACCGTGGGCGCTTTTCTGATTGCCGCCACTTATTTCACCCTCAATTTCCGTTACCTGGCCGGTCAACTTCGTTATGTGAATCTTGGCGGCACTCCCCTTCAGAATGTTAATTTCGATTTTTCGAGTGACTTCACCAATAAACGAATTCGACAGGTTTTTACGCTTGCCGCCCTGTTTATTGCACTGTTATTTGCGTTCAGCTTTTACATCCGATGGGATGAATCACTCCGGTTTATAAGCAGCGTGGATTATGGCGAGGTAGATCCTCTCTTTGGAAATGATATCAGCTTTTACATGTTCGATCTGCCATTCCTCAATGTTTTGCAGAGTTCGCTAACATCTATCGCATTTCTTACGCTTGTCATCTTGTTGCTCACATATGTTTTCACAGGCTTGTTTACCATTCATTCATTCACGCGTTTTGATGCGCGGGACAAGGTGATGAATCACGTAACCATTAATGCGGGAATATGGCTGTTTCTGCTTGCCTGGGGATTTTTCCTGGATCGTTACGAACTGCTCTTCAAAGCAGACGGTATTGTGTTTGGCGCCGGCTATACCGATGTGGTGATTCAGCTTCCATCCATCTGGATTTTATTTATTCTCGCCCTCGTTCTCTCTTTGATTTTCTTCGTGAACCGGTGGATCAAGCTCACGAAATACATTCCTTACGTAATCATCCTTTTTGTAGCCGTTCTGATCTTAGGTCGGGTTTTGATTCCAAATGTTGTGCAGCAATTCAGTGTAGAGCCCAACGAGCTGGAACTTGAAACTCCCTATCTCGAAAAAAATATTCAAATGACCCGGCTGGCCTACAATCTCGATAATGTGGAGGAGATTGAATACGAGGCCGATGATACTCTCGGTATTACCGATATCCGCAATAACCAGGATGCAATTGACAACATCCGCCTCTGGGATCCAAGGCTTTTGATCGGAACCTATAAGCAGCTCCAGGAAATCCGATCCTACTACGAATTTTATACGGTGGATAATGATCGTTACACGGTTGACGGACAGGTTACCCAGATGATGCTTTCTTCACGTGAGATTGCACAAGAACTCCCAAGTCAATCCAATACGTGGGTGAACCGGCACATGCAGTACACCCACGGTTATGGTTTGGTGATGAGCCCCGTTACCGAAACCAATCCGCAAGGCGAGCCGGTTTTAGTTATACGAAATCTGCCGCCGGTCTATGAAAGTGATGATCTTCAGGTTGAAAATCCGGCTATTTATTATGGTGAAAACAGTTCGGATTACTACATCGTCAACAGCGGTGTTGAAGAGCTTCACTATCCCGAAGGAGATGACAACGTCTACATTCATTATGACGGAACCGGTGGAATTCCGTTCAACAATATTTTCCGTAAGCTGCTTTTTGCCTGGGAATTGAGCGACATGAACATCCTGCTTTCGGATTATATCCAGGATGAAAGCCGGCTTCAAATCTGGCGAAGTGTGCAGGAGCGCATCAACAAAATCACACCCTTCCTGCAGTTAGACAGCGATCCCTATCTGGTGCTCAATAATGGCGAACTCTATTGGATACAGGACGCTTATACCACCTCCGAATATTTCCCCTATTCCGAAAAATACCAGGGCCGCTACAACTACATCCGAAACTCTGTAAAAATTGTGGTTGATGCTTATAATGGAGACGTGAATTATTACATCGTTGATGAGCAAGATCCGGTTCTGAAAGTTTACCGGGAAATTTTTCCCGACCTGTTTAAACCGTTGAACGAGCTGCCTTCCGGAATGGAAAATCATTTCCGTTATCCACAGGATCTGTTTGAAATCCAGATTGAAACCTTTTCACGTTATCACATGACACAGCCGCAGGTCTTCTATAACCAAGAGGATCTCTGGACGCGCCCGAATGAAAAATACGGCGGACAGCAATTGACGATGGAACCCTATTATGTTCTTGCGAGGCTGCCTGAAGAAGAGAAACTGGAATTTATGCTCATCAGTCCGCTCACACCCGAAAATCGTGATAACATGATTTCATGGATGACGGCAAAATCGGATGCGGAAAATTATGGTGACCTGCTTGTCTACAAACTTCCGAAGGAACGCCTGATCTATGGCCCGGCACAAATCGAAGCCCGGATTGACCAGGACCCGGAAATTTCGCGGCAAATTGCGCTTTGGGATCAAAGGGGATCTCGCGTCATCCGCGGAAACCTGATGGTTATTCCCATCGAAAATTCCTTTTTATATGTTGAACCGGTTTTTCTCCTGGCTGAGGGAGTTGATATTCCACAGCTTCAGCGGGTCATTGTTGCCGTGGGGGATGACATATCCATGCAACCAACCATTGAACAGGCTATTTTTGACCTCTTCGGTGGAGATGCCGATTTCATTGTCCCGGAAACAGCTACGGAAATGGCACAACGCCAGCTTGCCGCCCAAACTCCCGGCGACAGCTTGGTTGTTGATCCTCAAATTCGTCAACAACTAAACGAAATCCGATCTATTTGGAGTGATTTGAGATCTGCTCTCGAAGAAGGTGATTATGCCCGATACGGTGAGCTATTAAACGAGCTGGATGAATTGATTAATAATGAGTAG
- a CDS encoding NAD(P)/FAD-dependent oxidoreductase, whose protein sequence is MPEFSFWEREEWLKSPDLFIVGAGIVGASTALFYKERFPDHDVVVTDRGFAPYGASTRNAGFACIGSISEHLADIKKAGEETVLNRIERRWKGLQLLRKTVGDENMDYHHTGGFEIFTDEEKFDRSREKIAWMNQILKDRIGVEGVYSSTTFQGYPAIKNRVEGAINSGKLMRYLHEKLMKAGVRVWWNCPVSRVKSNQVILTDSVEVNPKKVVLAVNGFVSKLAEIPVKPARGYVFITKPIPDFKWKAIFHHNEGYVYFRNVGDRLLLGGGRDQAIEEETSDEFRINPKIKNYLIDFAENVLKVPSGWEIDMEWSGIMGMTENKEPIIKEVEKDVWAAAGLSGMGIAIGMQVAKDVVSELSH, encoded by the coding sequence ATGCCTGAATTCTCTTTTTGGGAACGCGAAGAGTGGCTCAAATCACCTGACCTGTTTATTGTTGGGGCCGGAATTGTCGGTGCCTCAACAGCACTGTTTTATAAAGAACGATTCCCGGATCATGACGTCGTGGTTACGGATCGTGGTTTTGCACCTTATGGAGCCAGTACCCGAAACGCCGGGTTTGCATGCATTGGGTCCATTTCCGAGCATTTGGCTGATATCAAAAAAGCCGGTGAGGAAACGGTTTTAAACCGGATTGAGCGCCGATGGAAAGGTTTGCAACTCCTCAGAAAAACTGTTGGTGATGAAAATATGGATTACCACCACACAGGCGGATTTGAAATTTTTACGGATGAAGAGAAGTTTGATCGGTCAAGAGAGAAGATTGCGTGGATGAATCAAATTCTTAAAGATCGAATTGGGGTTGAAGGCGTTTATTCCTCAACGACTTTCCAGGGATATCCGGCCATCAAAAACAGGGTAGAAGGTGCCATCAACAGTGGTAAATTGATGAGGTATCTTCACGAAAAGCTGATGAAAGCCGGCGTACGTGTTTGGTGGAATTGCCCGGTTTCTAGGGTAAAATCAAATCAGGTTATTTTGACTGATTCGGTTGAAGTGAATCCTAAAAAAGTTGTACTGGCAGTAAATGGTTTTGTCTCGAAACTTGCAGAGATTCCTGTTAAGCCTGCCCGGGGATATGTGTTTATCACGAAACCGATCCCTGACTTCAAATGGAAGGCTATTTTTCATCACAATGAAGGATATGTCTATTTCCGAAATGTTGGAGACCGGTTGTTATTGGGAGGCGGCCGGGATCAGGCGATTGAGGAGGAGACCAGTGATGAGTTCAGGATCAATCCAAAAATCAAAAACTACCTCATCGATTTTGCAGAGAACGTTTTAAAAGTGCCATCCGGATGGGAAATTGATATGGAGTGGAGCGGGATTATGGGAATGACTGAGAACAAAGAACCGATCATCAAAGAAGTCGAGAAAGATGTTTGGGCCGCAGCCGGTTTAAGCGGCATGGGAATTGCCATCGGGATGCAGGTAGCGAAGGATGTGGTGTCCGAGTTGAGTCACTAA
- a CDS encoding Gfo/Idh/MocA family protein, producing MTINRKQFLEMTAALAGSSVMTTTMPWFSIFNNPAPNGTGASDRVRLGIIGVGSRGTGLVQNLQELEKTMNMEIAAVCDNYEPHYERAIELTGGKAKAFYDYRKMIDEVELDGVVIATPLYEHAHITIDVLKAGLHVYCEKSMARRLEDVKAMYDTHLEEDKILLIGHQRLFNPVYLQSLEKIKKGELGPIVMMRGWWTRNTDWVFYENTGGRGTELDRKLNWRFYDDLSAGMISELGSHHIQVANWVLGSPPESVMGSGSINFFDDGREVYDNFGLIFRYPEKVHFIYDCITSNKHNGVQVQVMGNDGTLELESNMEFQENPPEPPAMQKLVECIEQNKNEAIPIGGATWVLNSPVRMGGEFISPGYDMNDTLLYLEGFVNFIKKGSAPEKLTQEGYNAGIWTLLAEQATKTGEMVKIPEEYILS from the coding sequence ATGACTATTAATCGAAAACAATTTTTGGAGATGACGGCGGCCCTTGCCGGCTCATCAGTAATGACAACGACCATGCCTTGGTTTTCCATTTTTAATAATCCGGCGCCAAATGGTACCGGCGCTTCAGACAGAGTCAGGCTGGGAATTATTGGGGTAGGATCGAGAGGAACCGGGCTTGTTCAAAATCTCCAGGAACTGGAAAAAACGATGAACATGGAAATTGCCGCCGTTTGTGATAATTATGAACCTCATTATGAGCGTGCAATTGAACTGACCGGTGGAAAAGCCAAGGCATTCTATGACTATCGCAAGATGATTGACGAAGTGGAGCTGGACGGAGTTGTGATTGCCACACCTTTGTATGAACACGCTCATATTACGATTGATGTCTTAAAAGCCGGCCTGCATGTATATTGCGAAAAATCGATGGCGCGTCGCCTTGAGGATGTGAAAGCGATGTACGACACACATTTGGAAGAGGACAAGATTTTGTTGATAGGCCACCAGCGTCTGTTCAACCCGGTTTATCTGCAATCGCTGGAAAAAATCAAGAAAGGGGAGTTGGGGCCAATTGTTATGATGCGTGGTTGGTGGACCCGAAATACGGATTGGGTATTTTATGAAAATACCGGCGGACGCGGGACGGAACTCGACCGTAAACTCAACTGGCGTTTTTATGATGATTTGTCGGCGGGAATGATTTCCGAACTGGGTTCACATCATATTCAAGTGGCAAACTGGGTACTGGGCTCGCCGCCAGAATCGGTAATGGGAAGCGGAAGTATTAACTTTTTTGATGACGGCCGCGAGGTATACGATAATTTTGGTTTAATTTTCCGGTATCCCGAGAAAGTTCATTTTATATATGACTGTATTACCAGCAATAAACACAATGGTGTGCAGGTACAAGTAATGGGAAATGACGGAACACTGGAATTGGAGTCGAACATGGAATTCCAGGAAAATCCACCCGAACCACCGGCTATGCAAAAATTGGTTGAGTGTATTGAGCAAAATAAGAATGAAGCAATTCCGATTGGCGGGGCAACCTGGGTTCTTAATTCTCCGGTTCGAATGGGAGGTGAATTCATTTCTCCGGGATATGATATGAATGACACACTCCTTTATTTGGAAGGATTTGTAAACTTCATTAAAAAAGGAAGTGCGCCCGAAAAACTTACCCAAGAAGGATATAACGCCGGCATCTGGACACTTCTCGCCGAACAGGCAACCAAAACCGGCGAAATGGTGAAAATTCCTGAAGAGTATATTTTGAGTTGA
- a CDS encoding FAD:protein FMN transferase — translation MSNALSLYKNGFYAMATRFYALLPGLEDAVGDELFQKIKGEVSRVESRLSRFIKESEISKINQQAFQLGVKTDEEIFDILKACTYGWELTNGAFDITLRPLMEYWKHPENYSEDDFQKLSDSVGIQYMELDDENQTVHFKNETMSLDLGGFGKGYALEKVKQILESSSAKSAFISFGESSVLAMGEHPAGGDWKIGINNYKNPGKSVHEFELSNGSVSTSSNFFLNDDGELQNHRHVINPKTGHIHEEFTAVSVAAESPVLAEILSTACLILPDEKIHNLVKKYEDIEVIKVDYEPDEPEVILFKNEN, via the coding sequence ATGTCTAACGCTCTCAGCCTGTACAAGAACGGATTTTATGCAATGGCTACCCGGTTTTATGCACTGCTTCCCGGCTTGGAAGATGCGGTAGGTGATGAACTTTTTCAGAAGATAAAAGGAGAAGTTAGCCGGGTTGAATCCCGTCTGAGCCGGTTTATTAAAGAGAGTGAGATTTCGAAAATTAATCAGCAGGCATTTCAGTTGGGTGTAAAAACTGACGAGGAAATTTTTGATATCCTCAAAGCCTGTACTTACGGTTGGGAATTAACAAACGGTGCATTTGATATTACTCTCCGTCCGCTGATGGAATATTGGAAACACCCGGAAAATTATTCAGAAGATGACTTTCAAAAGCTCAGTGATTCTGTAGGCATACAATACATGGAATTGGATGATGAGAACCAAACGGTTCATTTTAAGAATGAAACAATGAGTCTGGACTTGGGTGGTTTTGGGAAAGGATACGCTCTCGAAAAAGTAAAACAGATACTGGAAAGTTCATCTGCAAAAAGTGCGTTCATCAGTTTTGGCGAGAGTTCCGTTTTGGCAATGGGTGAGCATCCGGCCGGAGGTGATTGGAAAATCGGAATCAACAATTATAAAAATCCCGGCAAGTCCGTTCACGAATTTGAATTATCGAACGGTTCGGTTTCTACATCCAGCAACTTCTTTTTGAATGATGACGGCGAGTTGCAAAATCACAGACATGTTATTAATCCAAAAACAGGTCATATTCATGAAGAGTTTACGGCGGTTAGTGTAGCGGCAGAATCTCCCGTTTTGGCAGAAATACTATCTACAGCCTGTTTGATTTTGCCGGATGAAAAAATTCATAATCTGGTCAAAAAATATGAAGATATTGAAGTGATAAAGGTTGATTACGAACCGGATGAACCTGAAGTGATTTTGTTCAAAAATGAAAATTAA
- a CDS encoding Gfo/Idh/MocA family protein translates to MSQKSEKLGIGIVGCGVISYQHAQSILDTENAKLIAASSRTEKNRKKFSKRFKIPMHAEYGEMLKRDGLQAVSICTPSGTHLEYGIKAAEAGKHVIVEKPIDVSVERGQKLVEACEKNNVKLAVIYQNRYSNAVLKLKDAVHSGKIGKPVMARGSVKWYRDQGYYMNSGWRGTLDLDGGGALINQSIHTLDLLTWILGDLMTVFGLKATVTHPGIEAEDNLVASLKFENGALGLFEASTSIIPAQPRTIEINGSKGTALLKGNEFMLSFDEEEYSENAKKDEVNFHTKQFREIVDAILNNEQPPVSGMEALQSLAAVEAIYDSCRKHSAINPSTYISEEFQLSKSSST, encoded by the coding sequence ATGAGTCAAAAATCAGAAAAATTAGGTATCGGAATTGTTGGATGCGGTGTGATTTCCTATCAGCATGCACAGTCAATTTTGGATACGGAAAATGCCAAACTGATCGCGGCGAGCAGCCGTACGGAGAAGAACCGAAAGAAATTTTCAAAACGGTTTAAAATCCCGATGCATGCAGAATATGGTGAAATGCTGAAGCGGGATGGCCTCCAGGCTGTAAGCATTTGCACACCAAGCGGAACCCATCTTGAATACGGCATTAAAGCGGCGGAAGCGGGCAAGCATGTTATCGTAGAGAAGCCGATAGACGTTTCCGTTGAACGGGGACAGAAACTTGTGGAAGCTTGTGAAAAGAACAACGTAAAGTTGGCCGTGATCTATCAAAACCGATATTCCAATGCTGTTTTGAAATTAAAGGATGCGGTGCATTCCGGAAAAATCGGCAAGCCGGTGATGGCCCGCGGAAGCGTGAAGTGGTATCGCGATCAGGGTTATTATATGAACTCCGGCTGGCGCGGAACGCTGGATTTGGATGGAGGCGGAGCATTGATTAATCAATCCATTCATACTCTTGATCTTCTCACGTGGATTCTTGGTGATTTAATGACCGTTTTTGGTTTGAAAGCCACCGTTACACATCCGGGCATTGAAGCGGAAGACAATCTTGTTGCCTCCCTGAAGTTTGAGAATGGGGCACTTGGTTTGTTTGAGGCGTCTACCTCCATCATCCCGGCACAGCCCAGAACCATTGAAATTAATGGCAGCAAGGGAACAGCTTTATTAAAAGGAAATGAATTCATGCTCTCGTTTGATGAAGAAGAGTATTCAGAAAATGCCAAAAAAGATGAAGTGAATTTTCACACCAAACAGTTCAGAGAAATTGTTGATGCCATTTTGAATAATGAACAGCCGCCGGTTTCGGGGATGGAGGCATTGCAATCTCTGGCAGCCGTTGAGGCTATTTACGATTCCTGCAGAAAACATTCTGCCATCAATCCATCCACATATATTTCGGAAGAATTTCAATTGTCCAAAAGTTCGTCAACCTGA
- a CDS encoding WbuC family cupin fold metalloprotein gives MSKLAFDNVSGDLFELTEGMIKEGIQASRESDRKRIILPIHRKQDAEVQRMINFLQPGTYIRPHKHPLAHASESLILINGSIRFFTFDENGTVLSKNEISSKPVPGVLDIEPRVWHSFIVLEDDTILFECKKGPYNAQTDKTFAEWSPEEGSVEAQNWIESL, from the coding sequence ATGTCGAAATTGGCATTCGATAACGTTTCCGGTGATCTGTTTGAACTGACTGAAGGGATGATAAAAGAGGGCATACAAGCTTCACGGGAAAGTGACCGGAAACGAATTATACTTCCCATTCATCGAAAGCAGGATGCCGAGGTTCAGCGAATGATCAATTTTCTTCAGCCCGGAACTTATATTCGTCCGCATAAACATCCATTGGCACACGCTTCAGAGTCGTTAATCCTGATCAATGGAAGTATCCGGTTTTTTACTTTTGATGAAAACGGAACTGTTCTTTCTAAAAATGAAATCAGCTCAAAACCGGTGCCCGGAGTTTTGGATATAGAGCCGCGGGTGTGGCATTCATTCATCGTTCTGGAAGACGACACCATTTTATTCGAGTGTAAAAAAGGACCCTATAATGCTCAGACAGACAAGACATTTGCGGAATGGTCGCCCGAAGAAGGGAGTGTTGAGGCACAAAACTGGATTGAGTCCTTATAA
- a CDS encoding M20 metallopeptidase family protein, translating to MTTDLQKTIQKKADEYFEYMVQIRRHLHKNPEVSFQEFDTTDYILHELKKMKIETRRPMETGCLGIIKGKDSDRVIGLRSDIDALPMEEEGEAKANFLSERAGAAHCCGHDGHTANLLGTAKILTDLKDQIDGTIVLIFQPGEEKLPGGGNLLIQTGALQDLGVQQVYGLHSNPYFAPGQVAVKSGPLMACTVEFEVEILGKGGHAAAPHTTVDPIVLASQIITQFQTIVSRSIDPTEPAVITVGKIEAGSAFNVIPENAHMMGTVRAFSLETVRFMKKRMEDVIKGATEAAGATYKFDFTEGYPAVINDEKCTQNVVQAARKILGEENVINLKKPVMAGEDFAFYQQEFPGTFFFLGTGSEEADSQWSWHHPRYNIDEQGLKTGCALMAGLALES from the coding sequence ATGACTACCGATTTACAGAAGACGATACAAAAAAAAGCAGACGAATATTTTGAATACATGGTGCAGATCCGGCGGCATCTGCATAAGAATCCCGAAGTAAGTTTCCAGGAGTTTGATACTACCGATTACATCCTCCATGAACTGAAGAAGATGAAAATCGAAACCCGGCGGCCCATGGAAACCGGCTGTTTGGGAATTATTAAAGGAAAAGACTCCGACCGTGTGATTGGCCTCCGTTCAGATATTGATGCTCTCCCAATGGAAGAAGAAGGCGAGGCAAAAGCGAACTTTCTTTCTGAGCGTGCCGGGGCGGCTCACTGCTGCGGACACGACGGCCATACCGCCAACCTTTTGGGCACGGCAAAAATATTAACCGACCTGAAAGACCAGATTGACGGCACGATTGTTCTCATCTTTCAACCCGGTGAGGAAAAATTACCGGGCGGTGGGAATCTGCTGATTCAAACAGGCGCATTGCAGGATCTTGGCGTTCAGCAGGTTTACGGACTTCACTCCAATCCATATTTTGCACCAGGCCAGGTAGCTGTGAAATCAGGTCCGTTAATGGCTTGCACGGTGGAGTTCGAAGTTGAAATTCTCGGAAAAGGCGGACATGCTGCGGCTCCTCATACCACTGTGGATCCGATTGTGCTGGCTTCGCAAATTATCACCCAGTTTCAAACCATTGTGAGCCGTTCTATTGATCCGACGGAACCGGCCGTGATTACCGTTGGAAAAATTGAGGCCGGATCGGCGTTTAACGTGATTCCTGAAAACGCCCATATGATGGGAACCGTCCGCGCTTTTTCACTCGAAACCGTACGGTTCATGAAAAAACGAATGGAAGATGTGATTAAAGGCGCAACAGAAGCGGCCGGAGCCACCTATAAATTTGATTTTACGGAGGGATATCCTGCCGTGATCAACGATGAAAAATGTACCCAAAATGTAGTTCAGGCGGCCCGGAAAATTTTAGGAGAAGAGAACGTCATCAATCTCAAAAAACCGGTAATGGCCGGCGAAGACTTTGCTTTTTATCAACAGGAATTTCCCGGAACTTTTTTCTTTTTGGGAACCGGTAGCGAAGAGGCTGATTCACAATGGAGCTGGCACCATCCGCGATATAACATTGACGAACAAGGTTTAAAAACCGGCTGTGCTCTGATGGCAGGGCTTGCTTTGGAATCGTAA
- a CDS encoding YciI-like protein, translating into MHYLLIYDLAPDYLERRGEFRDEHLKMAWDSHQNNELVLGGALQDPSDKAYLLFECDSPESAEEFARNDPYVKNGIVKSWEVRPWMTVVGKDAANPVR; encoded by the coding sequence ATGCACTATCTATTAATCTACGATTTAGCGCCTGATTATCTTGAACGCCGTGGCGAATTCCGGGATGAGCATCTGAAAATGGCATGGGACTCTCATCAAAATAACGAACTGGTTTTAGGCGGGGCGTTGCAGGATCCCTCGGATAAAGCGTATCTTCTGTTCGAATGTGATTCGCCGGAATCTGCAGAAGAATTTGCACGGAATGATCCCTATGTAAAAAACGGGATCGTGAAGAGCTGGGAAGTTCGTCCGTGGATGACTGTGGTGGGAAAAGACGCGGCGAATCCGGTTCGGTAA
- the mnmD gene encoding tRNA (5-methylaminomethyl-2-thiouridine)(34)-methyltransferase MnmD: protein MKSSKPIIKKTGDGSTSLYSPKYDQLYHNPHGAVTESRHVFFETNDLLKALKEKKSVNIFEVGFGTGLNLLLTLDYLRQNDLQTTINFYSVEAFPIDPEITEEFEFKNEPGLRKSLLILQSILQDLTPGMNRIQLTDHLSLHLWFGFFDELFEEPSNTSLITHKIDFIFQDAFSPEVNEELWTPDTFKKLASISNDDAVLSTYCAASSARAAMAVAGWKVARAPGAVGKREMTLASLDTDKLEAFKRVNENRLAERFERGDFDE from the coding sequence ATGAAATCATCAAAACCCATCATCAAGAAAACCGGTGACGGATCAACGTCTCTCTATTCGCCGAAATACGACCAACTGTACCACAATCCGCATGGTGCGGTAACGGAGAGCCGGCATGTTTTTTTCGAAACCAATGATCTTCTAAAGGCCCTGAAAGAGAAAAAATCCGTCAATATTTTTGAGGTTGGATTTGGAACCGGACTGAATCTTCTTTTAACTCTCGACTATCTTCGGCAAAACGATCTTCAAACGACTATCAATTTCTACAGTGTAGAAGCTTTCCCTATCGATCCGGAAATTACCGAAGAATTTGAGTTTAAGAATGAACCGGGACTTCGAAAATCTCTCCTGATTCTACAATCCATCCTTCAGGATTTAACTCCGGGCATGAACCGCATTCAGCTAACTGACCACCTCTCGCTGCACCTCTGGTTTGGCTTTTTTGATGAACTGTTTGAAGAACCTTCAAACACTTCTCTCATCACTCATAAAATCGATTTTATTTTCCAGGATGCATTCTCACCCGAAGTAAACGAAGAGCTGTGGACTCCCGATACGTTCAAAAAACTCGCCTCCATTTCGAATGATGACGCTGTTCTTTCTACCTACTGCGCGGCATCATCCGCCCGGGCGGCAATGGCTGTTGCCGGATGGAAAGTGGCCCGTGCTCCGGGCGCCGTCGGCAAACGCGAAATGACCCTCGCCTCTCTTGATACGGACAAACTTGAAGCCTTCAAACGCGTCAACGAAAATCGCCTCGCTGAGCGGTTTGAGCGGGGAGATTTTGATGAGTAG